A single window of Cytophagia bacterium CHB2 DNA harbors:
- a CDS encoding CBS domain-containing protein → MKKLTAKDVMNPHVISVPEDWTIEELAQFLIDKAITGAPVADEHGKLIGVVSLTDIVQHDSLAEMRAHANEPHDYYMHGWEDRLSPEEISSFHIEEKPLVTVREIMTPFVFKVDENTSIQEVADTMIGGRVHRLMVTHKDKVVGIITTMDLLKVIRDM, encoded by the coding sequence ATGAAAAAGCTCACAGCAAAGGATGTCATGAATCCTCACGTCATCTCGGTTCCGGAAGATTGGACGATTGAAGAGTTGGCGCAATTTCTCATCGACAAGGCAATTACCGGCGCGCCGGTGGCAGACGAGCACGGCAAATTGATCGGCGTTGTTTCCTTGACGGATATTGTGCAGCACGACAGTCTCGCGGAAATGCGCGCGCACGCGAATGAGCCGCATGATTATTACATGCACGGCTGGGAAGATCGCCTTTCGCCGGAGGAGATTTCCTCGTTTCATATCGAAGAAAAACCTTTGGTCACGGTGCGCGAAATCATGACGCCGTTCGTGTTCAAAGTCGATGAGAACACTTCGATTCAAGAAGTGGCGGACACGATGATTGGCGGGCGGGTGCACCGGTTAATGGTTACGCACAAGGACAAAGTCGTCGGCATCATCACGACGATGGATTTGCTTAAAGTCATTCGGGACATGTAG
- a CDS encoding tetratricopeptide repeat protein: MQMRIQKILLISLVLSAAAVSAQQLEAGRSAFQNKKFVEAIKLLRDEVQRNPNSHEAHYYLGLSLWQEGQREEAFAELQRARDLEAKRGDYLHAYGTASLELKKYAEAKAAFQSGLKLKENKARFWHGLGLVHMAEDSLNQALIALLKAREAAPQDAEIFRALGEAYTRHNVPALAIEHYREALKLRPDWVEVHYALGKLLIKDKNFNEALTEFQEVVRLDPNYSEAYFDLGNLYFAGRKYTEATTALETYVARQPDSYPGHFLLAKSLYATRQPAAALPRAERAVELNASSVEAQRLLANLYYDTRAYDSTAAAYEQLAEIAINGELQMEDYIKWGRSLTRAKRYAEAITPFQRALALDSSMADVSFDLGTLLVIEKRYAEAIPCFAKKIEADPTAAGAYFNQGIAYIGLENWLAAIPPLKESVRLRPDHLESRLSLARTYAQVDSQAQAEAEYEALLGLDPKNSEALKQVGFYNLLKKNYTKATQMLRKHVELEPKSEYGWLWLAQGLALNRQYEEAKTAYRKVLQLNPQNADAQKGLTLLE; encoded by the coding sequence ATGCAAATGCGAATTCAAAAGATTTTGTTGATCAGCCTGGTGTTGAGCGCCGCGGCTGTAAGCGCGCAGCAACTCGAAGCGGGGCGGAGTGCATTCCAAAACAAAAAATTTGTGGAAGCCATCAAGCTCTTGCGCGACGAGGTGCAGCGCAATCCGAACTCGCATGAGGCGCATTATTATCTGGGACTGTCGCTGTGGCAAGAGGGCCAGCGCGAAGAAGCGTTTGCCGAATTGCAGCGTGCACGCGATTTGGAAGCGAAGCGAGGAGATTATCTGCACGCTTACGGCACGGCGAGTTTGGAGCTAAAAAAGTATGCGGAAGCCAAAGCGGCGTTTCAAAGTGGGTTAAAATTGAAAGAAAATAAGGCCCGTTTTTGGCACGGGCTGGGCTTGGTTCACATGGCCGAAGACTCTTTGAATCAAGCGTTGATCGCCCTGTTGAAAGCGCGTGAGGCGGCCCCGCAGGATGCCGAAATCTTCCGCGCCCTGGGCGAGGCTTACACCCGGCACAACGTTCCCGCGCTCGCGATCGAGCATTACCGGGAGGCGCTCAAGCTGCGTCCGGACTGGGTCGAGGTTCATTATGCCCTGGGCAAGTTATTGATCAAAGACAAAAATTTTAACGAGGCGTTGACCGAATTTCAGGAAGTCGTGCGCCTCGATCCGAATTATTCCGAAGCATATTTTGATTTGGGGAATCTCTATTTTGCCGGACGTAAATATACCGAAGCCACCACCGCCCTTGAAACGTATGTTGCGCGCCAGCCGGATTCTTATCCCGGGCATTTCCTGCTGGCAAAATCGCTTTATGCCACACGCCAGCCGGCTGCTGCTCTGCCGCGCGCCGAGCGGGCCGTCGAGTTGAATGCCTCGTCGGTGGAAGCGCAGCGGCTGCTGGCCAATCTCTATTATGACACGCGCGCGTATGACAGCACGGCCGCAGCGTATGAGCAGCTCGCGGAAATTGCCATCAATGGTGAGCTGCAAATGGAGGATTATATCAAGTGGGGCCGGAGCTTGACGCGCGCCAAACGCTATGCCGAAGCGATAACGCCGTTCCAGCGCGCGTTAGCGTTGGATTCGAGCATGGCCGACGTGTCGTTCGATCTTGGCACCCTGCTGGTGATCGAGAAACGTTACGCCGAGGCGATTCCATGCTTCGCGAAAAAAATCGAGGCAGACCCCACGGCCGCGGGCGCTTATTTCAATCAAGGCATTGCCTATATCGGATTGGAGAACTGGCTGGCAGCCATCCCGCCGCTGAAGGAAAGCGTTCGGCTGCGGCCGGACCATCTGGAGTCCAGGCTTTCGCTGGCGCGAACCTATGCGCAAGTGGACTCGCAAGCCCAAGCGGAAGCGGAATATGAGGCGTTGCTCGGATTGGATCCGAAGAACTCCGAAGCGTTGAAACAAGTCGGTTTTTATAACTTGCTGAAGAAAAATTACACCAAAGCCACGCAGATGCTGCGCAAACATGTGGAATTGGAACCGAAGAGCGAATATGGCTGGCTGTGGCTGGCGCAAGGGCTGGCGCTCAACCGGCAATATGAAGAGGCAAAAACTGCTTATCGTAAAGTGTTGCAGCTCAATCCCCAAAATGCCGATGCGCAAAAAGGTTTGACGCTGCTGGAGTGA
- a CDS encoding STAS domain-containing protein, with amino-acid sequence MKVERLAGGKVVIIEPKTSLIGNDETFALRDTLHRLRDEGNMLAVINLNRVPYLNSTGIGILVAAHSDYERRGGRLCLCGLRDSVDNVLVITKLSQVFEVYPNQEEALASMAKA; translated from the coding sequence ATGAAAGTGGAACGATTAGCCGGCGGCAAGGTGGTGATCATCGAACCAAAAACCTCGTTGATCGGAAACGACGAAACTTTTGCGTTGCGCGACACCTTACATCGCCTGCGTGACGAAGGCAACATGCTGGCCGTCATCAATTTGAACAGAGTGCCTTATCTCAACAGCACGGGCATCGGCATTCTGGTTGCGGCGCACAGCGATTACGAGCGCCGCGGCGGCAGGCTCTGTCTGTGCGGGTTGCGCGACAGTGTGGACAATGTGTTGGTGATCACCAAGTTATCACAAGTTTTTGAAGTGTATCCTAACCAAGAAGAAGCGCTCGCCAGCATGGCGAAAGCGTAA
- a CDS encoding MotA/TolQ/ExbB proton channel family protein, with product MKRNIFLLIVIAIELAVATYIYYGIFGAPNDRYGLEFIYKGGPLVILLMLLIMLDITFIVERGLSLNKAQGRGTVVNFLHKVQRSLMDGDVDTALNACNEQRGSMANIIRAGLERYQRVNQKPESDMDKVAKETQRAIDIATKLEIPLLEKNLLALATIASIATMVGLLGTTIGMIRAFRALAHAGAPDAVQLSIGISEALINTAGGLVGAIIGIVFYNYFVNKVDRFTYMIDEASYSVVEILTGKPQESR from the coding sequence ATGAAGCGGAACATTTTTCTGTTAATCGTTATCGCGATTGAGCTGGCGGTGGCGACCTACATTTACTACGGCATTTTTGGCGCGCCCAATGATCGCTATGGCCTCGAATTTATCTACAAAGGCGGGCCGCTGGTGATTCTGCTCATGCTGCTGATCATGCTGGACATCACGTTTATTGTCGAGCGTGGGCTGTCGCTCAACAAGGCACAAGGCCGCGGCACCGTGGTCAATTTTCTGCACAAAGTTCAGCGCAGCTTGATGGACGGCGATGTTGATACCGCCCTCAATGCCTGCAACGAACAGCGCGGCTCGATGGCAAACATTATTCGCGCCGGCCTGGAACGCTACCAACGCGTCAATCAAAAGCCTGAAAGCGACATGGACAAAGTGGCGAAAGAAACGCAACGCGCCATCGATATCGCCACCAAACTCGAAATTCCACTGCTGGAGAAGAATCTGTTGGCGCTGGCGACGATCGCCTCCATCGCAACGATGGTGGGCCTGCTCGGCACGACCATCGGAATGATTCGCGCGTTTCGCGCGTTGGCGCACGCGGGCGCCCCGGACGCGGTACAACTCTCCATCGGTATTTCGGAAGCATTGATTAACACCGCCGGCGGCTTGGTCGGTGCGATTATCGGCATCGTCTTCTACAATTATTTTGTCAACAAAGTCGACCGGTTCACTTACATGATCGATGAAGCGAGCTACTCCGTCGTCGAGATTTTGACGGGCAAGCCGCAAGAGTCGCGCTAA
- a CDS encoding biopolymer transporter ExbD, translating into MAAHRTGIRLDMTPMVDIAFLLLTFFMLTTQFRPPAEVEVMLPDSHSAIKLPESDVLTITIAKEGDLYLGVDSQFLRKNLFGEEFLLKTDVPVAMEALAQKLVEARVANPRLRAVLKSDRDTEYGIVMQVMDILQRVNLTRFNLVTNLERGD; encoded by the coding sequence ATGGCTGCGCATCGCACAGGCATTCGTTTGGATATGACGCCGATGGTCGATATTGCCTTCTTGTTGCTGACGTTTTTTATGCTGACCACGCAATTTCGACCGCCCGCCGAAGTGGAAGTTATGCTGCCCGACTCGCATTCGGCGATCAAGCTGCCGGAATCGGATGTGTTGACCATCACGATCGCGAAAGAAGGCGATTTGTACCTGGGCGTCGATTCACAATTTCTGCGGAAGAATCTCTTCGGCGAGGAGTTCCTGCTCAAAACCGATGTTCCGGTGGCGATGGAGGCGCTCGCGCAAAAGCTGGTCGAAGCGCGCGTCGCCAATCCCCGCTTGCGCGCGGTGCTCAAGAGTGACCGTGATACGGAATACGGCATCGTCATGCAAGTGATGGATATTTTACAAAGAGTGAATTTGACGCGCTTCAATCTCGTGACCAACCTCGAGCGCGGTGATTGA
- a CDS encoding biopolymer transporter ExbD, whose amino-acid sequence MAANFGEKAPKKGPDDESRPRKMNRVGIHIDMTPMVDIAFLLLTFFMLTSVFSRPQTMEINLPPSDIPVEVAESNLLTLRVMQDGGIFWNMGVEAPEQIAFKDLRQFLDERNRTNSKLITLIKVDPKAKYHHMVDVMDELELAHVNRFSLAPMSPKDIETVQKVQGNAG is encoded by the coding sequence ATGGCTGCTAATTTTGGAGAAAAGGCCCCCAAAAAGGGCCCGGATGATGAAAGCCGGCCACGCAAGATGAACCGCGTCGGTATTCATATCGACATGACGCCCATGGTCGATATTGCCTTTCTGCTCCTGACGTTTTTTATGCTGACGAGCGTGTTCAGCCGGCCGCAGACGATGGAAATCAATTTGCCGCCCTCGGATATCCCGGTGGAAGTTGCCGAATCCAATCTGCTGACCTTGCGTGTGATGCAGGATGGCGGCATTTTTTGGAACATGGGTGTGGAGGCGCCCGAGCAAATCGCCTTCAAAGACCTTCGCCAGTTCCTGGATGAACGCAATCGCACCAACAGCAAGCTGATCACGCTGATCAAAGTCGATCCCAAAGCCAAGTACCATCACATGGTTGACGTGATGGATGAGTTGGAGCTGGCCCACGTCAATCGCTTCAGCCTGGCGCCGATGTCGCCCAAGGATATCGAAACCGTGCAGAAAGTTCAAGGCAACGCCGGATAG
- a CDS encoding energy transducer TonB: MTVQSIKLYQLFPYGAPELKEVYNRYLTWALAVAIFFMVLGLGSWIGGRALSQEEEPRLVRMRIIKDIAELGPPPSIAASSAPAIAVSAPVARPSVGVPVPVPDAQITPEATIATQEEMSQIQAPITTGEGAGGGDSLVIGDEALLFGEDEPEIDEFVPFQTPPEIIKRVQPVYPELARKAGVQGKVFVKALIDKQGKVKKVVPMQGPEIFYDAAVAAVEQWVFKPAISQDQPVAVWMAIPINFVLQEAQAARPN; encoded by the coding sequence ATGACAGTCCAATCTATAAAACTTTATCAACTTTTTCCTTACGGCGCGCCGGAGCTGAAAGAGGTTTACAACCGCTATCTGACCTGGGCACTGGCGGTGGCGATCTTCTTTATGGTCTTGGGGCTCGGCAGTTGGATCGGTGGGCGTGCCTTATCGCAAGAGGAAGAACCCCGGTTGGTGCGCATGCGCATCATCAAAGACATTGCTGAATTAGGGCCGCCGCCTTCCATTGCGGCCTCTTCCGCGCCCGCGATAGCCGTGTCGGCGCCGGTGGCGCGGCCGTCCGTCGGTGTGCCGGTGCCGGTGCCGGATGCACAAATCACTCCCGAAGCCACCATTGCCACGCAAGAAGAGATGTCGCAAATTCAAGCGCCGATTACGACCGGCGAGGGCGCGGGAGGCGGTGATTCGCTGGTGATCGGCGATGAGGCCCTGCTTTTTGGCGAAGATGAGCCGGAAATCGATGAGTTCGTTCCTTTTCAAACGCCGCCGGAAATCATCAAGCGTGTGCAACCGGTTTATCCGGAGCTGGCGCGCAAAGCCGGCGTGCAGGGCAAGGTTTTTGTGAAAGCCTTGATCGATAAGCAGGGCAAAGTCAAAAAAGTCGTGCCGATGCAAGGACCGGAAATTTTCTATGATGCCGCTGTTGCCGCGGTGGAGCAATGGGTGTTTAAGCCCGCTATTTCACAAGATCAGCCGGTCGCCGTGTGGATGGCAATCCCCATCAATTTTGTGTTGCAGGAAGCGCAAGCGGCGCGGCCGAACTGA
- a CDS encoding OsmC family protein, whose product MAENGAFSLRLERVENYQFKAVFDQEHLAPIILDEPPPLGQNKGPNPSRLLAAAVGDCLSASLLFCLQRAKIEVKNVTTEVAGTLVRNEKGRLRIGRLDVRIIVDIAEEQQRIVRCLDLFEDFCIVTASVRQGIPVNVVVVNPQGQELYRDDGTGLLH is encoded by the coding sequence ATGGCAGAAAACGGCGCTTTTTCGTTGCGACTCGAGCGTGTGGAAAATTATCAGTTCAAGGCCGTGTTCGACCAAGAACATCTCGCGCCGATTATCCTCGACGAGCCTCCGCCGCTCGGCCAAAACAAAGGCCCGAATCCTTCGCGCCTGTTGGCGGCAGCGGTGGGAGATTGTTTGAGTGCGAGCTTGCTTTTTTGCTTGCAGAGAGCTAAAATCGAAGTAAAAAACGTCACGACAGAGGTTGCGGGTACGCTGGTGCGGAATGAAAAAGGCCGGCTGCGCATCGGCAGACTCGACGTGCGCATCATCGTTGACATTGCCGAAGAGCAGCAACGCATTGTCCGTTGCCTGGATCTGTTTGAAGATTTTTGCATCGTTACCGCAAGCGTGCGTCAGGGCATTCCCGTCAATGTCGTCGTGGTAAACCCGCAAGGCCAGGAACTGTATCGCGACGACGGAACCGGGCTACTCCATTAA
- a CDS encoding cytochrome ubiquinol oxidase subunit I encodes MEDALLVHRLQFAFTIMFHYLFPQLTMGLGLLIVILKGLAIRTHDERYNRSARFWAKIFAVNFAMGVVTGIPMEFQFGTNWAKFSTFAGGVIGQTLAMEGVFAFFLESSFLGLFIFGEKKLGQIGHFFAAFMVFLGSWVSGFFIIATNAWMQHPVAFSTAPDGSVHLASFWALLTNPWVGWQYVHNMIGAVITAAFVMAAVGAFYVLAKRDEEYGKIFLRLGVISGLVASVLVAFPTGDAQVKNVAEHQPVTFAAMEGLFETKAGAELILIGQPDMEKLAIDNPIHIPRLLSFLTYQRWMAEVKGLTAFPREDWPTNIPLLYYSYHIMVGLGTIFIVLMALAAYLLWKRKLYSARWLLWIVMLSFPFPYIANTTGWMTAELGRQPWLVYGLMRTAEGVSPTVSAGNGLFTLIGFMGMYTLLGLLFLFLVMREVLHGPGTLVKIEDRK; translated from the coding sequence ATGGAAGATGCTTTGCTCGTGCATCGTTTGCAGTTCGCTTTCACCATTATGTTTCATTACCTCTTTCCGCAGTTGACCATGGGGTTGGGCCTGCTGATTGTTATCCTCAAAGGTCTCGCCATTCGCACTCACGATGAACGCTATAATCGCAGCGCGCGCTTTTGGGCCAAGATCTTCGCCGTCAATTTTGCGATGGGCGTGGTCACCGGCATTCCCATGGAATTTCAATTCGGCACCAACTGGGCCAAATTTTCCACGTTTGCCGGCGGCGTGATCGGCCAGACGCTGGCGATGGAGGGCGTATTCGCCTTTTTCCTCGAATCCAGCTTCCTCGGCTTGTTTATCTTCGGAGAAAAAAAACTCGGGCAAATCGGCCATTTTTTTGCGGCCTTCATGGTTTTTCTCGGCTCGTGGGTTTCCGGCTTTTTCATCATCGCCACCAACGCCTGGATGCAGCATCCCGTAGCATTTTCGACAGCGCCCGACGGCTCGGTGCACTTGGCAAGTTTTTGGGCCTTGCTGACGAATCCCTGGGTGGGTTGGCAATATGTGCACAATATGATTGGGGCCGTGATCACCGCCGCTTTTGTTATGGCCGCCGTGGGCGCGTTTTATGTTCTAGCCAAGCGCGATGAGGAGTATGGCAAGATCTTTTTGCGCCTTGGCGTGATTTCCGGTCTGGTTGCCTCTGTGCTGGTTGCTTTCCCGACGGGCGATGCACAAGTTAAAAACGTTGCGGAGCATCAACCGGTGACCTTTGCCGCGATGGAAGGATTGTTCGAGACCAAAGCGGGCGCGGAATTGATCCTCATCGGCCAGCCTGACATGGAGAAGTTGGCCATCGACAATCCCATTCACATTCCCCGGTTGCTCAGCTTCCTAACGTATCAGCGCTGGATGGCGGAAGTCAAAGGCCTGACGGCTTTCCCGCGCGAGGACTGGCCCACCAACATTCCGCTGCTTTATTACAGCTATCACATCATGGTCGGCCTGGGTACGATTTTCATTGTGCTCATGGCGCTTGCCGCATACCTGCTGTGGAAACGCAAGCTTTATTCCGCGCGCTGGCTGTTGTGGATTGTGATGCTCAGTTTTCCGTTTCCCTACATCGCCAACACCACCGGCTGGATGACGGCAGAGCTGGGCCGCCAGCCCTGGCTGGTCTACGGCCTGATGCGCACGGCAGAAGGCGTTTCACCGACGGTATCTGCGGGCAACGGCCTGTTCACACTGATCGGCTTCATGGGCATGTACACGCTGCTCGGGCTGCTGTTTTTGTTTTTGGTGATGCGGGAGGTGTTGCACGGCCCGGGCACCTTAGTGAAGATAGAGGATCGAAAATAG
- the cydB gene encoding cytochrome d ubiquinol oxidase subunit II, whose amino-acid sequence MEIFWFIAVGFMLTMYVILDGFDLGAGIIHLIAARTNDERRTILNAIGPVWDGNEVWLLAAGGTLYFAFPKVYASSFSGFYLPLMIVLWLLMLRAIGIEFRHHIHHPMWKSFWDVVFSGASILLTIFFGAALGNVVRGVPLNAEGYFFAPLWTTFTVVPEAGILDWFTVLMGLVALFTVTAHGANYIAMKTSHNLQRRARLLAQRTWWAALAASILALLATSQIHPEIWQNYLHAPLGFVFPLVGLCSWIAGVYFQTKQQDSRAFLASSFFIAGMAASTAFGLFPNLLSASTNTLYNLTVYNTAASAYGLGVGIVWWSIGMIIALAYFTYLFYSFRGKVKLPAEGEGY is encoded by the coding sequence ATGGAAATTTTCTGGTTCATCGCCGTCGGCTTTATGCTCACCATGTATGTCATTCTCGACGGCTTCGATCTCGGCGCGGGCATCATTCATCTCATCGCCGCCAGGACGAATGACGAGCGCCGCACGATTCTCAACGCCATCGGGCCGGTGTGGGACGGCAACGAAGTCTGGCTGCTCGCCGCCGGCGGCACGCTGTATTTTGCCTTTCCCAAAGTCTATGCCTCCAGCTTCAGCGGCTTTTATCTGCCTTTGATGATCGTGCTCTGGCTGCTCATGCTGCGCGCCATCGGCATTGAATTCCGCCATCATATTCACCATCCCATGTGGAAAAGCTTCTGGGACGTGGTGTTTTCCGGCGCCAGTATTTTGTTGACGATTTTCTTCGGCGCCGCGCTTGGCAACGTCGTGCGCGGCGTGCCGCTCAACGCCGAGGGCTATTTCTTCGCGCCGTTGTGGACGACGTTCACCGTCGTGCCCGAGGCCGGCATTCTCGACTGGTTTACCGTGTTGATGGGATTGGTGGCATTGTTCACCGTGACCGCGCACGGCGCAAATTACATTGCAATGAAAACCAGCCACAACTTGCAACGGCGCGCGCGCCTCCTGGCGCAACGAACCTGGTGGGCCGCGCTGGCTGCCTCGATTTTGGCGCTGCTGGCAACCTCGCAGATTCATCCCGAAATCTGGCAAAATTATTTGCATGCGCCGCTCGGATTTGTTTTTCCACTCGTGGGTTTGTGCAGTTGGATCGCGGGCGTTTACTTTCAAACCAAACAGCAAGACAGCCGCGCCTTTCTTGCCTCGAGCTTTTTCATTGCCGGCATGGCTGCCAGTACAGCCTTCGGCTTGTTCCCCAATTTGTTGTCCGCTTCCACCAACACGCTTTACAACCTCACCGTTTATAACACCGCCGCCTCAGCTTACGGCCTCGGCGTCGGCATCGTATGGTGGAGCATCGGCATGATCATCGCCCTTGCCTATTTCACCTACCTTTTTTATTCATTTCGCGGGAAAGTAAAATTGCCGGCAGAAGGAGAAGGGTATTAA
- a CDS encoding SRPBCC domain-containing protein: protein MPALINDEIQHAIFVRASPERVYDAIATAQGLDAWFTAGATVDARPGGEIRFRWLEWGPDKISGEDGGAILEAKRPERFVFQWRPDNATYATTVEINFEPTVDGTIIRLREFGYHDNASGLRAMLNCAAGWGEALTLLKFHVEHGIRY from the coding sequence ATGCCCGCCCTCATCAACGATGAAATCCAACACGCCATCTTCGTGCGTGCCAGTCCGGAGCGCGTGTACGATGCCATTGCCACCGCGCAGGGCCTTGATGCTTGGTTCACTGCCGGCGCGACGGTCGATGCCCGGCCCGGCGGCGAGATTCGCTTTCGCTGGCTGGAATGGGGGCCCGATAAAATCTCAGGCGAAGACGGCGGCGCCATTCTCGAAGCCAAGCGCCCGGAACGCTTTGTCTTTCAATGGCGACCAGACAACGCGACTTATGCGACAACAGTCGAGATAAACTTCGAACCAACAGTGGACGGAACCATCATCCGGCTCCGCGAGTTCGGCTATCACGACAATGCCAGCGGGCTGCGCGCCATGTTGAATTGCGCCGCCGGCTGGGGCGAGGCATTGACGCTGTTGAAGTTCCATGTTGAACACGGCATTCGGTATTGA
- a CDS encoding transporter: MNELIQLLREQPLLLLFLVAAIGFPLGHIKIRGSSLGVAAVLFVGLAFGALHPDLKLPEIIYLLGLVLFVYTIGLSSGPGFFASFRRSGVRDNLLVLGMLAFAMLLTLLAHHLLNLPAALTAGLYAGSLTNTPALAGILDFVKSSGQNPSMLTEPVIGYSIAYPMGVVGMILAIYLAQRLWRTDYAGEAKSLRELGAGTAWLQNRTIRVTNPRVSGLPLDQLRAQQQWKVIFGRMQRHGKLSLANDETQFQVGDLVSAVGTLEDLERVTAYLGEVSNERIDLDRTQLDYRRIFVSNPQIAGHRLRDLNLPQQYGAIVTRVRRGDLEFLPHGDTVLELGDRIRVLTRRDHMQAVSAFFGDSYRALSEIDILTFSLGLALGLLVGLVTIPLPGGVMVKLGFAGGPLVVAMILGTLRRTGPLVWSMPYSANLTLRQIGLILFLAGIGTRSGYAFFSTLTQGNGLAIFLAGAGITVAVALSTLWLGHRLLKIPMSLLIGVLSGLQTQPAVLGFALEQTRNDIPNIGYASVYPMAMIAKIVFAQMLLALLR, translated from the coding sequence ATGAACGAACTCATCCAACTCCTGCGCGAGCAACCGCTGCTGCTGCTTTTTCTCGTGGCCGCCATTGGTTTTCCGCTGGGGCATATCAAAATTCGCGGCAGCAGTCTGGGCGTTGCTGCGGTGTTGTTTGTCGGCCTTGCCTTCGGCGCGCTTCATCCCGATCTCAAGCTTCCTGAAATCATTTACCTGCTTGGCCTGGTGCTTTTCGTTTATACCATCGGCTTGAGCAGCGGGCCGGGATTTTTTGCCTCTTTCCGGCGCAGCGGCGTGCGTGATAATCTGCTGGTGCTCGGCATGCTCGCCTTTGCCATGTTGCTGACTCTCCTGGCGCATCATCTGCTTAACTTGCCGGCAGCGCTAACCGCGGGACTCTACGCTGGCAGTTTGACGAATACGCCCGCGCTTGCGGGCATATTGGATTTTGTCAAAAGCAGCGGCCAGAACCCAAGCATGCTCACAGAGCCGGTGATCGGTTACTCCATCGCCTATCCGATGGGCGTGGTGGGAATGATTTTGGCGATTTATCTGGCGCAGCGCCTGTGGCGAACAGACTATGCCGGCGAAGCAAAGAGCTTGCGCGAGTTGGGTGCCGGCACGGCTTGGCTGCAGAATCGCACGATTCGCGTGACCAACCCTCGCGTTTCCGGACTGCCGCTCGACCAACTCCGCGCGCAGCAGCAATGGAAGGTTATTTTTGGCCGCATGCAGAGGCACGGCAAGCTATCGTTGGCAAATGATGAGACGCAATTTCAAGTTGGCGATCTCGTCAGCGCGGTCGGCACGCTCGAAGACTTGGAGCGGGTAACAGCGTACCTCGGAGAGGTGAGCAACGAACGCATCGATCTTGATCGTACTCAGCTTGATTACCGCCGCATTTTTGTCTCCAATCCTCAAATCGCGGGGCATCGTTTGCGCGATCTCAATTTGCCGCAGCAATACGGCGCGATTGTCACGCGTGTGCGCCGCGGCGATCTTGAATTTTTGCCGCACGGCGACACGGTGCTGGAGCTGGGCGACCGCATTCGCGTTCTCACTCGCCGCGATCATATGCAAGCGGTGAGCGCGTTCTTTGGGGATTCATACCGCGCATTGAGCGAGATCGATATTCTGACTTTCAGTCTCGGGTTGGCGCTGGGTTTGTTGGTGGGACTCGTGACGATTCCGCTGCCGGGCGGGGTGATGGTCAAGCTCGGGTTCGCCGGCGGCCCTTTGGTTGTGGCAATGATTTTGGGAACGCTGCGGCGCACCGGGCCGTTGGTGTGGAGCATGCCGTACAGCGCCAATCTCACCTTGCGTCAAATCGGTTTGATTCTTTTTCTGGCCGGCATTGGCACGCGCTCGGGCTATGCTTTTTTCTCGACCCTGACGCAGGGCAATGGTTTGGCCATTTTCCTGGCGGGCGCGGGTATTACCGTTGCCGTGGCGCTGTCAACGTTATGGCTCGGCCATCGCTTGCTCAAAATTCCCATGAGCCTGCTCATCGGCGTGCTCTCCGGTTTGCAAACACAGCCGGCGGTGTTGGGCTTTGCGCTGGAGCAAACCCGCAACGATATTCCCAATATCGGCTATGCCTCGGTTTATCCGATGGCAATGATTGCCAAGATTGTCTTCGCGCAGATGCTGCTGGCGTTGTTGCGGTGA